A stretch of the Lactuca sativa cultivar Salinas chromosome 9, Lsat_Salinas_v11, whole genome shotgun sequence genome encodes the following:
- the LOC111888158 gene encoding endo-1,4-beta-xylanase 5: protein MTLLKLYYSSFHVEFNKLILHHYVLFKGRTELQNLLMKMKTRCYSILTLFCYFFISGFVANATPYDYSFTNECLENPKNPQYNGGIVVNPEFKEGLKGWASFGNAKLQVQRSETGNEFIVAHQRNQSFDSASQEFFMDHEKLYTFSAWVQISHGDDATVVATFRTPTGFYDAGSTMAKSGCWSMLKGGITVNQSSSTQLYFQSKNASIDIWVDSVSLQPFTQEDWKAHQYQSIEKVRKSNVKIHVVDSEGKPLTNQKITISQKLANFPFGCAINTNILTNQAYKNWFTSRFKYTTFENEMKWYTSERIQNQEDYSSSDALLKFTKSNGISVRGHNVFWDDPKYQPSWVPNLEPQKLADAATKRIKSVMGRYSGQVIAWDVVNENMHFDFLERKLGGMGSSSKFYSMASVLDGHADLFLNEYNTIEEPGDRLSSPDSYLKKIEEIRSGGYHGPLSIGLEGHFTNVNIPYMRSAIDKLASSRLPIWITELDVQPGPNQGKLLEQVLREAHAHPAVNGIVLWSAWSPKGCYRMCLTDNDFRNLATGDVVDNIIKEFFGVVVTGTTDGEGFYETSLIHGDYEVSYPNENDVKLTRISRDFKVEALGYSEDFLYVKILG, encoded by the exons ATGACTCTTTTGAAGCTGTATTATAGTTCCTTCCACGTTGAATTTAACAAATTAATAC TACACCATTATGTGTTATTTAAGGGTCGCACAGAACTTCAAAACTTGTTAATGAAGATGAAAACACGGTGCTATTCGATTTTAACATTGTTCTGCTATTTCTTCATTTCTG GATTTGTAGCAAATGCAACACCATATGATTATAGTTTTACCAATGAG TGCTTAGAGAACCCTAAAAACCCTCAATACAATGGTGGTATAGTCGTGAATCCCGAATTTAAAGAAGGCTTAAAGGGTTGGGCTTCTTTCGGAAATGCAAAACTACAAGTACAAAGATCAGAAACTGGAAACGAATTCATCGTTGCTCATCAAAGGAATCAATCATTCGACAGTGCTTCTCAAGAATTTTTCATGGATCATGAAAAGCTCTACACGTTTT CAGCATGGGTGCAAATAAGCCATGGAGATGATGCTACAGTGGTTGCAACATTTAGAACACCAACAGGCTTCTATGATGCTGGTTCGACCATGGCTAAATCTGGGTGCTGGTCCATGCTTAAAGGTGGCATCACAGTCAACCAATCTAGCTCGACTCAGCTGTATTTTCAG AGCAAAAATGCGTCGATTGATATTTGGGTTGATAGTGTTTCTTTACAACCCTTTACACAAGAAGACTGGAAAGCTCACCAGTATCAGAGTATCGAGAAG GTGAGGAAGAGTAACGTGAAAATCCATGTAGTTGATAGCGAAGGCAAGCCACTAACAAATCAAAAAATAACCATTTCACAAAAGTTAGCAAACTTCCCATTCGGATGTGCCATTAACACAAACATCCTAACCAACCAAGCTTATAAAAActggttcacttcaagattcaaGTACACAACATTCGAAAACGAAATGAAATGGTACACCAGCGAACGTATCCAAAACCAAGAAGACTACTCATCATCCGATGCATTACTTAAGTTCACAAAATCAAATGGAATTTCAGTGAGAGGCCACAACGTGTTTTGGGATGACCCTAAGTATCAACCGAGTTGGGTTCCAAATCTTGAACCACAAAAACTAGCGGATGCAGCCACCAAGAGGATAAAGTCAGTCATGGGTCGATACTCGGGTCAAGTAATTGCATGGGATGTTGTGAATGAAAACATGCATTTTGATTTTCTTGAAAGGAAGTTAGGAGGGATGGGTTCTTCTTCGAAATTTTACTCGATGGCTAGTGTTCTTGATGGACATGCTGATTTGTTCTTGAATGAATATAATACCATTGAAGAACCGGGTGATCGGTTGTCATCTCCTGATAGTTATCTCAAAAAAATTGAAGAGATTCGGAGTGGGGGCTATCATGGGCCATTATCAATCGGGTTAGAAGGTCATTTCACAAATGTGAACATACCTTACATGAGATCCGCCATTGATAAACTTGCAAGTTCAAGACTTCCCATTTGGATCACTGAGCTAGATGTCCAACCTGGCCCTAA TCAGGGGAAATTATTGGAACAAGTGTTAAGAGAAGCTCATGCACATCCAGCAGTGAATGGGATAGTTTTGTGGTCTGCATGGAGTCCAAAAGGATGCTACAGAATGTGTTTAACGGATAATGATTTCAGGAACTTGGCTACAGGTGATGTGGTGGACAACATTATTAAAGAATTTTTTGGTGTAGTTGTTACGGGGACGACAGATGGTGAAGGTTTCTATGAGACTTCGTTGATTCATGGAGATTATGAAGTTAGTTACCCAAATGAAAATGATGTGAAATTAACTCGGATATCTCGGGATTTCAAGGTTGAAGCATTGGGATATTCCGAGGATTTCTTGTATGTCAAAATCTTGGGTTGA